A part of Blastopirellula marina genomic DNA contains:
- the accB gene encoding acetyl-CoA carboxylase biotin carboxyl carrier protein has protein sequence MSDSKSTPSNVFNVDTVRALVELMKQHDLSEVDLREGDQKISLKRGSQAPIYAAPAPMPVAPMPQAAAPAPAAAPAASGGGEATAASDSHLVAIKSPMVGTFYLRPKPESDPFVRVGDHVSEDTVVCIIEAMKVFNDIKAEISGKVVKILVKNEEPVEYGQPMFMVDPQG, from the coding sequence ATGTCTGACTCGAAATCGACGCCCAGCAATGTTTTTAACGTTGATACGGTGCGTGCCCTTGTCGAGCTGATGAAGCAGCACGACTTGAGTGAAGTGGACCTACGTGAAGGGGATCAGAAGATCTCGCTGAAACGTGGCAGCCAAGCCCCAATTTATGCCGCACCAGCTCCGATGCCGGTTGCCCCCATGCCGCAAGCCGCAGCACCCGCTCCGGCCGCAGCCCCGGCAGCCTCCGGTGGTGGCGAAGCAACTGCCGCGTCCGATTCCCACTTGGTGGCCATCAAAAGCCCGATGGTCGGAACGTTCTACTTGCGACCGAAACCCGAATCCGATCCGTTTGTTCGCGTCGGCGATCACGTCTCGGAAGATACGGTCGTCTGCATCATCGAAGCGATGAAGGTTTTCAACGACATCAAGGCGGAAATCTCTGGCAAGGTTGTCAAAATTTTGGTCAAGAACGAAGAGCCGGTCGAATATGGCCAGCCGATGTTCATGGTCGATCCGCAAGGTTAA